A part of Candidatus Moraniibacteriota bacterium genomic DNA contains:
- a CDS encoding fibronectin type III domain-containing protein, translating to MLPLKISVKKRMLRSVFFSVTALFLFIGISSSAEAANKYVRQGASGNGSDWTNAYATLPSDLTRGDTYYIADGSYGSYTFDDNASGTTPITIKKCTASDHGTETGYSSAYCDGQAVFGSFIFASDYWIIDGATRNESNWADGGAYGFRVSTFSANTSFSPGVCASNLTMQYVNAGGTPTGNPPTGGVDAAFYIGGFDEYCQNWTMSHNYVHDTITTYHMNGVRGGLIEYSYIVNGWSKEAIRGQICMSNFSIRHNIFKDSCQGNPADPTAGACTGTIALFDGYENSACWANSKIYGNVLWVTNSASMQDAIIVIGGSNDNVPGVEIYNNTLAGFKEGNLAVLVRGSGSVCRNNLSYDTARSVAYSCSSSSNNIHSNISPFVNYSGGDFRLSGATAAGYSLGSPYNADLLSNTRGADGTWDIGAYEYTSGSSTPDTTSPTSPTGLAANATSQSSITVSWTASTDPTVAGQTTSGISNYVVERCQGTGCSTFTQVGTPTTSPFVDSGLTPNTFYNYHVRATDAAGNLSGWSNVVGATTQAPDTQAPTAPSNLQTSVVSSSSINLAWTASTDNVAVTNYTVERCSGTSCTTFTQIATPTTNSYSDAGLTGTTTYRYRVLATDAANNLSPYSNIASATTPVAPPVSQYLQAGYNFAEGTGTTTQDISGHNHAGTLSNTTWSTSGKYGNALDFNGTSSSVGIGNWNIPGSAITLSAWVRADDWKTDDVRILSKATDSTEQGHTWMLSDSNSLLRFRLKTGGTTTTLVATSGTLQTNVWTHVAAVYDGSTMTLYKDGLEVGSQAKTGTIDQNTANISIGANPEGSNSFDGTIDDVRIYNKALTQSEIQTDMNTALTSGGGGTVACNTVTTANFSDAAYNSYGAPFDPFTSNTPLVNVTCNSADTDTITLTTGITGDTTRIVYTKGYWYDAIGSAWRQYTGTCTGALNGEWCQGSVSATITDANVSTSGTGSPTYLVGMTCSVQGGGWKCGCRDTSCTNFSWQIQGAGQ from the coding sequence CTACACCTTCGACGACAACGCCAGCGGCACAACGCCGATCACGATTAAGAAATGCACTGCGAGCGATCATGGGACGGAGACTGGGTACAGTTCGGCTTATTGCGACGGGCAGGCGGTATTTGGGTCATTTATTTTTGCGAGTGACTACTGGATTATTGATGGTGCAACGCGGAATGAAAGTAATTGGGCTGATGGTGGTGCGTACGGTTTCCGCGTATCAACGTTCTCGGCGAACACGTCATTCTCGCCGGGAGTGTGCGCATCTAATCTGACAATGCAGTATGTGAACGCAGGGGGCACGCCCACGGGAAACCCGCCGACAGGCGGCGTGGACGCAGCATTTTATATAGGCGGTTTTGATGAATATTGTCAGAATTGGACGATGTCTCACAACTATGTGCACGACACAATCACAACCTATCATATGAATGGAGTACGGGGCGGGTTGATCGAGTACAGCTATATCGTAAATGGATGGTCAAAGGAAGCGATCCGCGGTCAAATTTGTATGAGCAATTTTTCCATTCGGCATAATATCTTCAAGGATTCCTGTCAGGGGAATCCTGCTGATCCCACAGCTGGTGCTTGTACTGGGACAATTGCCCTTTTTGATGGTTACGAAAACTCGGCATGCTGGGCTAATTCGAAAATCTACGGAAATGTTTTATGGGTAACCAATAGTGCATCTATGCAAGATGCTATCATTGTTATCGGTGGATCAAACGACAATGTTCCGGGAGTGGAAATCTACAATAATACCCTGGCGGGTTTTAAGGAAGGGAATCTCGCTGTCTTGGTCCGAGGTTCGGGTAGCGTATGCCGAAACAATCTGTCATACGATACTGCCAGATCGGTTGCCTATAGTTGCTCGTCATCGTCAAATAACATTCACAGTAATATTTCTCCGTTCGTCAACTACTCAGGAGGAGATTTCCGCCTGTCTGGAGCTACGGCGGCGGGTTATTCTCTGGGTTCACCCTACAACGCGGATTTATTGAGCAATACCCGCGGTGCCGACGGCACCTGGGACATCGGCGCCTACGAGTACACCTCCGGCTCTAGTACCCCCGACACCACGTCTCCCACTTCTCCCACCGGCCTCGCCGCAAACGCCACGAGCCAATCGAGCATCACCGTCTCCTGGACCGCCTCGACCGATCCGACAGTCGCAGGACAAACCACGTCAGGTATTTCCAATTACGTCGTCGAACGCTGCCAAGGAACAGGCTGTTCCACCTTCACCCAAGTCGGCACTCCGACCACCTCTCCCTTCGTCGACTCCGGCCTCACGCCAAACACCTTTTACAACTATCACGTCCGCGCGACCGATGCCGCCGGGAATCTCTCCGGCTGGTCCAATGTGGTCGGCGCCACCACACAAGCTCCTGATACGCAAGCGCCCACAGCTCCGAGTAATCTCCAAACCTCCGTCGTCTCATCCTCCAGCATCAACCTCGCCTGGACGGCAAGCACAGACAATGTCGCCGTCACCAATTACACCGTCGAACGCTGCTCCGGAACTTCCTGCACCACCTTCACCCAAATCGCCACTCCAACGACCAACTCCTACTCCGACGCCGGTCTTACGGGAACGACGACCTACCGTTACCGAGTCCTCGCAACCGACGCCGCCAACAACCTCTCCCCCTATTCGAATATTGCTTCCGCGACCACGCCCGTTGCGCCTCCCGTCTCCCAGTATCTCCAGGCGGGCTACAACTTTGCCGAAGGTACCGGCACCACCACCCAAGACATCTCCGGTCACAACCACGCCGGTACTCTCTCCAATACAACTTGGTCGACGAGCGGCAAATACGGAAACGCTCTCGACTTTAACGGAACGAGCAGCTCTGTCGGTATTGGAAACTGGAACATTCCCGGAAGCGCCATCACCCTAAGCGCCTGGGTACGGGCGGACGACTGGAAGACGGACGATGTCCGCATCCTCTCCAAAGCAACCGACAGTACCGAACAGGGTCATACCTGGATGCTCTCCGATTCCAATAGTCTCCTCCGCTTCCGCCTCAAAACCGGTGGCACAACCACAACCCTCGTTGCAACGAGCGGCACTCTCCAAACAAATGTCTGGACTCATGTCGCCGCGGTCTATGACGGAAGCACGATGACACTCTACAAAGACGGACTCGAAGTCGGAAGCCAAGCCAAAACCGGCACCATCGATCAAAACACCGCCAACATTTCAATCGGAGCAAATCCCGAAGGCTCCAACTCCTTTGACGGTACGATAGACGATGTCCGCATCTACAACAAGGCGCTCACGCAATCAGAAATCCAAACCGATATGAATACGGCGCTTACTTCGGGAGGAGGCGGTACGGTCGCCTGCAACACGGTGACGACCGCGAACTTTTCCGATGCCGCTTACAACAGTTACGGCGCGCCTTTCGATCCCTTCACGAGTAACACCCCGCTTGTCAATGTGACCTGTAACAGCGCCGATACCGACACGATCACTCTCACGACCGGCATAACCGGCGACACGACCCGCATCGTCTACACCAAAGGCTACTGGTACGATGCAATAGGAAGCGCCTGGCGACAATACACCGGCACCTGCACGGGAGCGCTCAATGGCGAGTGGTGCCAAGGCTCCGTCTCCGCGACGATCACGGATGCCAATGTCTCCACTTCCGGGACGGGCTCACCCACCTACCTGGTCGGGATGACCTGCAGTGTGCAGGGAGGTGGGTGGAAATGCGGATGTCGGGACACGAGTTGTACGAATTTCTCGTGGCAGATTCAAGGGGCGGGACAGTGA
- a CDS encoding Fic family protein, which translates to MRHLGETSYKQTAFGILPRSKLIPLEVEGIKRAWDFVVKKSEEGADMLTLQFLQEAHREGFGWIFPDMGGKFRTIDVSVSHHTPPKFYLVPGLMDDFLKDVHVRMESLLKVENDTFIDELVTLLAWAHHRFLWIHPFLDYNGRIGRLLNNIILLSLDFPPIELKVETKSGRKAYVEALQAADSGNLSALEEMVKAAFTEAAEKMKELPE; encoded by the coding sequence ATGCGTCATCTCGGTGAAACCAGCTACAAGCAAACGGCCTTTGGCATTCTCCCGCGTTCCAAACTGATTCCCCTCGAAGTGGAAGGAATCAAACGGGCGTGGGATTTTGTTGTGAAGAAAAGCGAGGAGGGAGCGGATATGCTCACGCTTCAATTCTTACAAGAAGCGCACCGCGAAGGTTTCGGATGGATATTCCCCGACATGGGTGGCAAATTTCGAACAATCGATGTCTCTGTTTCTCACCATACGCCCCCGAAATTTTACCTCGTTCCCGGACTCATGGATGATTTCCTGAAAGATGTTCACGTGAGGATGGAGAGTTTGTTGAAAGTTGAGAACGATACTTTTATAGACGAGCTTGTCACCCTTCTCGCGTGGGCGCATCACCGATTTCTCTGGATCCATCCGTTCTTGGATTACAACGGACGCATCGGTCGATTGCTTAACAATATCATTCTCCTCTCGCTCGATTTTCCGCCAATCGAACTTAAGGTGGAGACAAAATCAGGGAGAAAGGCATATGTTGAGGCGCTTCAAGCGGCGGATTCCGGCAACCTCTCCGCGCTGGAAGAAATGGTAAAAGCTGCTTTTACCGAAGCGGCGGAAAAAATGAAGGAGTTGCCCGAATAG
- the atpB gene encoding F0F1 ATP synthase subunit A yields MNISIAAETLFHLWGFPVTNTIVLTLIISGALIIFSVLFFKKLTLVPGKLQSGVEAVFEMLWSLVVDVAGNDRLARKFFPIVATIFLFVLFSNWIELVPGLGTVGLRAGHETIPFLRSASADLNMTLALSLVVVFLVQFIGIATIGVAKYASKFLVSPFQKPYGVGTFMGLLELMGEATRVISFSFRLFGNIFAGEVLLIVVLNLVPYFVPLPFLFLELFVGVVQAAVFSILTLVFLKMATLEPEHAH; encoded by the coding sequence ATGAATATCTCCATTGCAGCGGAAACGCTCTTCCATCTTTGGGGGTTTCCAGTGACCAATACCATTGTACTGACACTCATTATCAGCGGTGCGCTCATCATTTTCTCAGTGCTTTTCTTTAAGAAACTCACGCTTGTGCCGGGGAAATTGCAGTCAGGTGTCGAGGCGGTGTTTGAGATGCTCTGGAGTCTTGTGGTAGATGTTGCCGGAAATGATCGTTTGGCACGGAAGTTCTTTCCAATTGTGGCGACGATTTTCCTTTTTGTGCTGTTCTCAAATTGGATTGAGTTGGTACCAGGACTTGGCACGGTGGGACTTCGCGCGGGACACGAGACGATTCCGTTTTTGCGAAGCGCTTCTGCGGATCTTAATATGACACTTGCTCTTTCTCTGGTAGTGGTATTCTTGGTGCAGTTTATCGGTATTGCGACGATTGGTGTTGCAAAATATGCGAGCAAGTTCCTCGTGAGTCCTTTTCAGAAGCCTTATGGTGTTGGGACTTTCATGGGACTTTTGGAATTGATGGGGGAGGCGACGCGTGTTATTTCGTTCTCATTTCGTCTCTTTGGAAATATTTTTGCCGGGGAAGTACTTCTCATCGTTGTGCTCAATCTTGTGCCGTATTTTGTGCCGCTTCCGTTTCTTTTCCTGGAGCTCTTTGTGGGTGTGGTGCAGGCGGCGGTGTTCTCCATTCTGACGCTCGTATTTCTCAAGATGGCGACACTTGAGCCAGAGCACGCGCATTAG
- the atpE gene encoding ATP synthase F0 subunit C, which translates to MEEAKVVAETLAGNSDGLKYIGAALAIGLGALGTGLGMGLFFSKVMEALGRNPEASSKMQIPMFLGVAFTEAIAIYSLVVALIILFK; encoded by the coding sequence ATGGAAGAAGCAAAGGTGGTAGCGGAAACGCTTGCAGGAAATTCGGATGGTCTCAAATATATCGGCGCGGCGCTTGCGATTGGTTTGGGTGCGCTTGGCACCGGGCTTGGTATGGGGCTTTTCTTTAGCAAGGTGATGGAAGCATTGGGAAGAAATCCGGAGGCGAGTTCAAAGATGCAGATCCCAATGTTTTTGGGCGTTGCCTTCACGGAAGCAATCGCGATTTATTCGCTTGTGGTTGCTCTCATCATTCTTTTTAAGTAG
- the atpF gene encoding F0F1 ATP synthase subunit B has protein sequence MSVLAKLGVDWKLLIAQAVNFLILLWVLRRFAYRPMLEFLEKRTKKIESGLRDAKRAAEKLSEIEAKEREVLDEARKESMAIVAHARESAEKTADKIMIESRKESERILAETRKKIEAEQESMRTDMKRELAGLVMLATEKVLDEKLKGMSDDELVRKAVEKL, from the coding sequence ATGAGTGTGCTTGCAAAACTTGGCGTTGACTGGAAATTGCTTATCGCGCAGGCGGTAAATTTTCTCATTCTTTTGTGGGTGCTCCGGCGATTTGCTTATCGTCCTATGCTCGAATTTCTCGAGAAGCGAACGAAGAAAATAGAGTCTGGGCTTCGAGATGCAAAACGTGCAGCAGAAAAGCTCTCTGAAATCGAAGCGAAAGAGCGCGAAGTACTCGATGAAGCGCGCAAAGAATCGATGGCGATTGTCGCGCACGCCCGGGAATCCGCAGAGAAAACAGCTGACAAAATCATGATTGAATCGCGCAAAGAATCAGAGCGCATTCTTGCTGAGACGCGCAAAAAGATAGAAGCTGAGCAAGAGAGTATGCGCACGGATATGAAGCGCGAGCTTGCCGGGCTCGTGATGCTCGCGACCGAGAAAGTGCTCGATGAAAAGCTCAAAGGCATGAGTGACGATGAGCTGGTTCGCAAAGCCGTGGAGAAACTTTGA
- a CDS encoding F0F1 ATP synthase subunit delta produces the protein MRITARQYAEGLYEAVKHAESANRPSMIDRFLAFLVRDRRRRDIPLVLRHIERIAERETGVKRVEVVSAVPLSETSETSLKAAGKKVFGGEKMLLQQKISRALLGGAVLRTENETFDASIGGRLGQLKQFLEKSL, from the coding sequence ATGCGTATAACGGCGAGACAATATGCGGAGGGGTTGTATGAGGCGGTGAAGCACGCCGAGTCGGCGAATCGCCCGAGTATGATTGATCGATTTCTCGCGTTCCTCGTGCGTGATCGGCGTCGGCGTGATATACCGCTTGTCCTTCGACATATCGAGCGGATTGCTGAGCGAGAGACGGGAGTGAAGCGGGTCGAGGTTGTGTCTGCGGTACCCCTTTCCGAAACATCGGAAACATCTCTGAAAGCGGCGGGAAAGAAAGTGTTTGGTGGAGAGAAAATGCTCCTGCAACAGAAAATAAGCAGAGCACTTCTCGGTGGCGCAGTACTTCGAACAGAAAACGAAACATTCGATGCAAGTATCGGCGGACGACTTGGACAACTTAAGCAATTTCTCGAGAAGAGCCTATGA
- a CDS encoding F0F1 ATP synthase subunit alpha: MTQNSIVEEIRKRIEQFESTAKREETGAVLEVGDGVARVSGLANVAAGEMVEFENGVLGMALNLEEDMAGIILLGEAGDLREGSSVKSTGKILSVPVGKNIVGRVVNALGNPIDGRGEIVPDAFRSVERVAPGVMARESVKQPLQTGIKAIDALIPVGRGQRELIIGDRQTGKTAVAIDTILNQKGQDVLCFYIAIGQKESKVARIVSELEKGGAMEYTTVVVAGVSEPAALSFLSPYSGCAMAEYFMEQGKDVLIVYDDLSKHATAYRQISLILRRPPGREAYPGDVFYLHSRLLERSAKLSKDLDGGSLTALPIIETQAGDVSAYIPTNVISITDGQIYLESDLFYKGIRPALNVGLSVSRVGSSAQIKAMKQVAGTLRLDLAQFRELEAFAQFGSDLDEKTKEQIERGKRGVEVLKQKQYAPLSVEQEVAVLYALTRGHLDDVAVEKVNEWEEKFFEYLDTDGEDFFTVLGNKKALDEEVEGVLKKHIETFKKSFVV, from the coding sequence ATGACCCAAAATTCAATCGTGGAGGAGATTCGGAAACGGATCGAACAATTTGAATCGACGGCGAAGCGCGAGGAGACGGGCGCGGTGCTTGAGGTAGGAGATGGTGTTGCGCGTGTCTCTGGACTTGCAAATGTGGCGGCGGGAGAGATGGTTGAATTTGAGAATGGTGTCTTGGGTATGGCGCTCAATCTCGAAGAAGATATGGCGGGAATCATTCTCTTGGGCGAGGCGGGTGACCTCCGAGAAGGAAGCAGTGTCAAATCGACGGGGAAAATCCTCTCGGTTCCAGTTGGGAAAAACATTGTCGGGCGAGTAGTGAATGCGCTTGGGAACCCAATTGATGGCAGAGGGGAGATCGTGCCCGATGCCTTTCGATCGGTTGAGCGAGTGGCGCCCGGTGTAATGGCTCGCGAATCGGTAAAGCAGCCACTTCAGACGGGTATCAAGGCGATTGACGCGCTTATCCCTGTTGGGCGCGGTCAGCGCGAACTCATTATTGGCGATCGACAGACGGGGAAAACCGCGGTAGCGATTGATACTATTTTGAATCAAAAGGGTCAGGATGTTCTTTGTTTCTACATTGCCATTGGGCAGAAGGAGTCCAAAGTGGCTCGTATTGTTTCCGAGCTCGAGAAGGGTGGCGCTATGGAATATACGACAGTCGTTGTTGCGGGTGTGTCGGAGCCGGCAGCGCTTTCGTTTCTCTCTCCCTATTCGGGGTGTGCGATGGCGGAGTACTTTATGGAGCAGGGGAAGGATGTGCTTATTGTGTACGATGATCTCTCGAAGCATGCGACGGCTTATCGGCAGATATCGCTTATTCTTCGTCGTCCACCGGGGCGCGAGGCATATCCGGGCGATGTGTTCTATCTTCATTCGCGACTTCTCGAGCGAAGTGCGAAGCTTTCTAAGGATTTGGATGGTGGGTCGCTCACAGCACTCCCAATTATCGAGACACAGGCAGGCGATGTGTCGGCATATATTCCAACGAATGTTATCTCTATTACGGATGGGCAGATTTATCTCGAGTCGGACTTGTTCTATAAGGGTATTCGTCCAGCTCTCAATGTAGGGCTTTCTGTTTCGCGTGTGGGGAGTTCGGCGCAAATCAAAGCGATGAAGCAGGTTGCCGGGACGCTCCGCTTGGATCTTGCGCAGTTCCGCGAACTCGAAGCCTTTGCGCAGTTTGGGTCGGATCTCGACGAGAAGACGAAAGAGCAGATTGAGCGCGGGAAGCGAGGTGTTGAAGTTTTGAAACAAAAACAATACGCGCCGCTCTCGGTCGAACAGGAAGTCGCCGTGCTCTATGCGCTCACACGCGGACATCTCGACGATGTGGCGGTTGAGAAAGTGAATGAGTGGGAAGAGAAATTCTTCGAATATCTTGATACAGACGGTGAAGATTTTTTCACAGTGCTCGGGAACAAGAAAGCGCTTGATGAAGAAGTAGAGGGGGTTTTGAAGAAGCATATCGAGACATTCAAGAAGAGTTTTGTCGTTTAG
- the atpG gene encoding ATP synthase F1 subunit gamma — MAGTREIRRRIKSVKNTGKITRAMEMISSVKMRKAAAQVAALRPYAKSAWDVLSVVSRARDVRDAMPLLTARPIKKQLFVVVTSNRGLCGSFNTQIFRRLRTDIASIRVSRTDAEIEFVSLGRKGDTGLKFLAGNIIASFPDVVASPTASEVRSIAQFLFEGFESERWDCVSIVYTDFVSALVQKVRVHQVLPFFERDVEEQIAEMSGENVAVGTDVLRAEYTIEPAPEIVLRSLLFRLVEMQVLHAVLESNASQEAARMVAMRNASDAAKDMTESFTLLYNQLRQAKVTQEIAELSAGMAAVS, encoded by the coding sequence ATGGCAGGAACTCGTGAAATTCGGCGAAGAATCAAGAGCGTGAAGAATACGGGGAAGATCACTCGCGCGATGGAAATGATCTCGTCGGTCAAAATGCGGAAGGCGGCGGCACAGGTCGCAGCGCTTCGACCGTATGCCAAGAGCGCTTGGGATGTGCTCTCGGTGGTTTCACGTGCGCGGGATGTGCGAGATGCGATGCCACTTCTTACAGCGCGCCCGATTAAGAAACAGCTCTTTGTCGTAGTGACGTCGAATCGCGGGCTGTGCGGGTCATTTAATACACAGATATTTCGCCGACTTCGGACAGATATAGCGTCGATTCGTGTGAGTCGTACAGATGCAGAGATAGAATTTGTCTCGCTGGGACGCAAAGGCGATACGGGATTGAAATTCTTGGCAGGAAATATCATCGCATCTTTTCCGGACGTGGTTGCGAGTCCGACGGCTTCGGAAGTTCGTTCAATTGCCCAGTTTCTCTTTGAGGGATTTGAATCGGAGCGGTGGGATTGCGTCTCGATTGTGTATACCGATTTCGTTTCGGCGCTTGTGCAGAAGGTTCGCGTTCACCAGGTGCTCCCGTTTTTTGAGCGCGACGTTGAGGAGCAGATTGCTGAGATGAGTGGAGAGAATGTTGCGGTCGGGACGGATGTCTTGCGGGCGGAATATACCATAGAGCCGGCGCCGGAAATAGTGCTTCGCTCGCTTCTCTTTCGTCTTGTCGAAATGCAGGTGCTTCACGCAGTGCTCGAGTCGAATGCGTCGCAAGAAGCCGCGCGTATGGTTGCGATGCGCAATGCGAGCGATGCTGCCAAGGACATGACCGAGAGCTTTACACTTCTCTACAACCAACTCCGCCAAGCAAAAGTGACGCAAGAGATCGCCGAGCTCTCAGCGGGTATGGCAGCAGTGTCTTGA
- the atpD gene encoding F0F1 ATP synthase subunit beta, which yields MNGTLLQVIGPVVDVEFPEGELPKILDAVVVALPDSGELVAEVHQHLGGNRVRTVAMGPTDGLRRGMEVRATGAPIAVPVGPEVLGRMFDVLGKPIDQKPALKNAKLRSIHRKAPKFSEQETEAKVFETGIKSIDLVCPFMKGGKVGLFGGAGVGKTVVIQELIRNIAQEHGGYSVFAGVGERTREGNDLYHEMEDSGVLAKTALVFGQMNEPPGARQRVALSALTMAEYFRDDERKDVLLFVDNIFRFTQAGSEVSALLGRIPSAVGYQPTLAEEMGTLQERITSTRNGSITSVQAVYVPADDLTDPAPATTFGHLDSTVVLSRALSELGIYPAVDPLDSSSTILDPNIVGERHYTVVRNVQRVLQRYKDLQDIIAILGMEELTEDDKLTVMRARKMQKFLSQPFFVAEQFTGKPGKYVKLEDTVSGFERILSGELDAIPEQDFYMKGSIDEVLASTK from the coding sequence ATGAATGGAACTCTTCTTCAAGTAATCGGGCCGGTGGTGGATGTGGAATTTCCTGAGGGGGAATTGCCGAAGATTTTGGATGCGGTGGTAGTTGCTTTGCCTGATAGCGGCGAATTGGTGGCAGAAGTGCATCAGCACTTGGGTGGGAATCGGGTGCGGACGGTTGCAATGGGACCGACCGATGGGCTGCGTCGGGGGATGGAAGTGCGCGCGACGGGCGCGCCCATTGCGGTGCCGGTCGGACCGGAAGTGCTGGGGCGAATGTTCGACGTGCTCGGCAAACCTATAGATCAAAAGCCAGCATTGAAGAATGCGAAACTGCGTTCGATTCACCGGAAGGCGCCGAAATTCTCAGAACAGGAGACGGAGGCGAAAGTGTTCGAGACGGGTATCAAGTCTATTGATCTCGTGTGTCCTTTTATGAAGGGCGGTAAGGTGGGGCTCTTCGGCGGGGCGGGCGTGGGGAAGACGGTGGTGATTCAGGAACTTATCAGGAATATCGCGCAGGAACATGGTGGCTACTCAGTCTTTGCGGGTGTCGGTGAGCGGACGCGCGAGGGGAATGATCTCTATCACGAAATGGAAGACTCGGGTGTGCTCGCAAAGACGGCACTTGTCTTTGGGCAGATGAATGAGCCGCCGGGAGCACGACAGCGCGTGGCACTCTCCGCGCTTACGATGGCAGAGTATTTCCGTGATGACGAGCGAAAAGATGTACTTCTCTTTGTTGATAATATTTTCCGATTTACGCAGGCGGGTTCTGAGGTGTCGGCGCTTCTTGGGCGCATTCCATCAGCAGTGGGCTATCAGCCGACACTTGCAGAAGAAATGGGCACGTTGCAGGAGCGCATTACTTCGACGAGGAATGGCTCAATTACCTCCGTGCAGGCGGTCTATGTGCCAGCAGATGACCTGACAGATCCGGCACCTGCGACGACTTTTGGACATCTCGACTCGACCGTTGTACTCTCTCGAGCGCTCTCTGAGCTCGGCATCTATCCGGCAGTGGATCCGTTGGACTCGAGCTCAACGATTCTCGATCCCAATATTGTCGGTGAGCGACACTACACTGTTGTGCGCAACGTTCAGCGAGTGCTTCAGCGCTACAAAGATTTGCAGGATATTATCGCGATTCTCGGTATGGAAGAATTGACCGAAGACGACAAGCTGACCGTTATGCGCGCGCGCAAGATGCAGAAGTTTCTCTCCCAGCCGTTCTTCGTGGCGGAGCAGTTTACTGGGAAGCCCGGGAAATATGTGAAGCTCGAAGACACCGTTTCTGGCTTTGAAAGAATTCTCTCCGGCGAACTCGACGCCATCCCTGAGCAGGACTTTTATATGAAAGGAAGTATTGATGAAGTGCTTGCAAGTACAAAATAG
- the atpC gene encoding ATP synthase F1 subunit epsilon, which translates to MKSIKFSLVTPERKLLEEEVLQVTLPTEAGEVTILPDHIPYIATLKSGEARVETVRGESQHFVVLGGFVEFHDNALSVLADAAERADEIDLERARVAEERAREIREKKIDVSAEEQEVAVAALERAWARLHVAKKHRSHRSVNPETSV; encoded by the coding sequence ATGAAATCCATAAAATTTTCATTGGTGACGCCGGAGCGGAAGCTTCTTGAAGAAGAGGTGCTCCAAGTGACACTCCCGACAGAAGCGGGCGAGGTGACGATATTGCCGGACCATATTCCGTATATCGCGACGCTCAAGTCTGGCGAGGCTCGCGTCGAGACTGTGCGTGGCGAGTCGCAGCACTTTGTTGTGTTGGGTGGCTTTGTCGAATTTCACGACAATGCGCTCTCCGTCTTGGCAGACGCGGCGGAGCGTGCCGATGAGATAGACCTCGAACGCGCACGAGTTGCAGAGGAAAGAGCGCGCGAAATTCGCGAGAAGAAAATCGACGTTTCTGCCGAAGAGCAGGAAGTGGCAGTTGCAGCACTTGAGCGTGCCTGGGCACGGCTTCATGTTGCCAAGAAACATCGTAGTCACCGCAGCGTGAATCCAGAAACGAGCGTGTAG